The following is a genomic window from Candidatus Neomarinimicrobiota bacterium.
GGCTTTACGTCATCGACTATGCTATGAAATACTGAAATGAGCCGAAACACAGCCTCAGCCAAACAGTACGCCCCAAAACAATATGAACGCTAAAGTCTGCCTGGTCACCGGTGCCAACCGCGGAATTGGCAAAGCCACGGCTCTGGGCCTGGCCCGCATGGGCGCCACAGTCGTTATGGTCTCCCGGGACAGGCAGCTGGGCGAAGCCGCCAGAGAAGAAATCCGCCAGGCAACCGGCAGCCTGAAAGTCGATCTGCTGGTAGCCGATCTGGCATCACTCCCGGCTGTACGGGAAATGGCGGCGTCCTTTAAAGAGCACCATCCGCGGCTGCACGTGCTGGTGAACAACGCCGGCGTTGTTAAACGTCACCGCACCCTCACCGAAGACGGCTTCGAAACCACCTTCGCAGTGAACCATCTGGCCCCCTTCCTGCTCACCAATCTGCTGCTGGAGATCCTGAAAGCCAGTGCCCCCGCCCGCATTGTGAACGTAGCCTCCATGGTACACCAGTGGGGTAAGATCGACTTCAACGATCTCCAGGGAGAAAAGCGCTACACCATGAACAAGGCCTACAACCAGTCCAAACTGGCCAACGTGCTGTTCACCTACGAGCTGGCCCGGCGGCTGGAAGGCACCGGCGTCACCGCCAACTGCGTGCATCCGGGCATGGTGGTCTCCGACCTGGGCCGTGAGTATACCGGCTTTATGGCCCTCATGGCCAACAAACTCTGGCGGCCGTTCATGAAAAGCCCGCAGCAGGGCGCCGCCACCTCCATCTA
Proteins encoded in this region:
- a CDS encoding SDR family oxidoreductase; protein product: MNAKVCLVTGANRGIGKATALGLARMGATVVMVSRDRQLGEAAREEIRQATGSLKVDLLVADLASLPAVREMAASFKEHHPRLHVLVNNAGVVKRHRTLTEDGFETTFAVNHLAPFLLTNLLLEILKASAPARIVNVASMVHQWGKIDFNDLQGEKRYTMNKAYNQSKLANVLFTYELARRLEGTGVTANCVHPGMVVSDLGREYTGFMALMANKLWRPFMKSPQQGAATSIYLASSQEVAGVTGKYFANQRAKKSSRASYDQETARRLWEVSKQLAGIR